The genomic window CATGATCAAAGCCAGTGGCGTTTTTGCGCTTAGTTTCCTGGATGAGGGACAGCAAGATTTGGCGCAAAAATTCTTCAAGCCGCAGCGCCGCGTCGGTAATAAATTTGAAGATGTGGAATTTTATCTAGGACAAGAAACCGGCTGTCCTATCATCTCCGACTCCCTCGGTTATGTGGAGTGTAAGGTTGTCGGTGCTGTAGAACACGGCGATCATACGGTTTATGTCGGGGAAGCGATCGCTGCTGGTGTCCACCGCGAGGGTAAACCGCTTTTACTCGAAAATACCCCTTGGCAATATGGTGGGTAATTGGTAATTGGTAATCGGTAATTGGTAATTGGTTAGTAGCAAAGGACTAATAACGAATGACTAATAACGATTACCCATTATTGAATGCCTTTTGAAAGGAATTAGAGTAAAAGATTATGCCGCTGATCAAAGTTCAAACTTCTGTTGATTCTCCCGATCGGGGTGCTGTCGAGGGATTGCTGAAAAGTCTTTCTGCTAAATTAGCGAAGCATACAGGCAAACCGGAATCTTATGTGATGACGGCTTTTGAGCCGAGTGTGGCGATGACATTTGGCGGAACTCTCGATCCCGTCTGCTACGTCGAAATTAAAAGTGTCGGTAGCATGAGTCCGTCGCAAACTAAGGCGATGAGCCAAGATTTTTGCCAGCAAATTAATGAGAAACTTGGTGTATCTACAAACCGGATTTACATTGAGTTTGCTGATGCGAAAGGTTCAATGTGGGGTTGGGATGGGTCAACATTTGGTTGATTAAATCCTACTTGATAACGCCCGCACCTAGAAGGCTGGGGCTACACAAATAAAGTCCGCTTGCGTGGGCTAAGAAATTGGAAATATTGGGGTTTGTAATTAGGTGCAGTACATTATGACCTCTCCCTAACCTTTCTTCTACAAGGAAAGGGGCTTTTCTGCCTGCCTTTTAGGGAAGGGGGTAGGAGGTTAGGTTTTGTATTTGATTCAAATGACAAGCTTTATAGAACCCATTGGAGATCTATTCCTGAAACTAAAAGCCTTGCAGCTAGCTGGTTTTATCCCGGTTCTTGCAAAAAACAGTCGAGTTTAAGCAGGCTCTATCATTGATCGCAAAGTAACAGCTTACT from Coleofasciculus sp. FACHB-1120 includes these protein-coding regions:
- a CDS encoding flavin reductase family protein, giving the protein MLDEQAKKTILRKIPHGLYICGVKDGEEVNGFTASWVMQGSFQPPLVVNCVKQDSKSHAMIKASGVFALSFLDEGQQDLAQKFFKPQRRVGNKFEDVEFYLGQETGCPIISDSLGYVECKVVGAVEHGDHTVYVGEAIAAGVHREGKPLLLENTPWQYGG
- a CDS encoding phenylpyruvate tautomerase MIF-related protein, with protein sequence MPLIKVQTSVDSPDRGAVEGLLKSLSAKLAKHTGKPESYVMTAFEPSVAMTFGGTLDPVCYVEIKSVGSMSPSQTKAMSQDFCQQINEKLGVSTNRIYIEFADAKGSMWGWDGSTFG